The following coding sequences are from one Dermacentor silvarum isolate Dsil-2018 chromosome 4, BIME_Dsil_1.4, whole genome shotgun sequence window:
- the LOC119451039 gene encoding LOW QUALITY PROTEIN: zinc finger protein 800-like (The sequence of the model RefSeq protein was modified relative to this genomic sequence to represent the inferred CDS: deleted 1 base in 1 codon) — translation MASSDNNGATAPKVEDDHSVLQRPIALGVQGVRQIMQCMSGGSREVKDVLLNECSVLFECKVCRSLFRSLANLLAHKRVYCTQHLCEAMPLCALSAPSEEPTPPTPPSATGELQLTPIAGTTSAVYQRVHREDEQPPLDKGPSSSQATSSRTSYLSARSDCDLSRLACLNCDTTYTSVKTLYLHMVSLHSTTRRYYPCPLCRASFVQMWGVTRHLVSVHGQTKEQIVQLRDSIRGGVQLRKSRLQHMVDCLLRNNGTAAVCSRCSRPPAACPCHRVDRPAKKARRKGVPRRRPLVSNPDRTSGSGAERTVQQRSANKRVSPAMERKILAIIDYDRLACLRCERLFSSFSSLRRHAAVHLGYSRYQCTRCSYQSYNRADCRSHVQRVHADAAHDAERMIVHVPGEEEGGHPMATRFPRLDSLSTLVTRSGAYPKRPPPLGPQK, via the exons GCACCGAAGGTGGAGGACGACCACTCGGTGCTGCAGCGGCCCATCGCGCTGGGTGTGCAGGGCGTGCGGCAGATCATGCAGTGCATGAGCGGTGGCAGCCGCGAGGTCAAGGACGTGCTGCTCAACGAGTGTAGCGTGCTGTTCGAGTGCAAGGTGTGCCGCAGCTTGTTCCGCAGCCTGGCCAACCTGCTGGCCCACAAGCGCGTCTACTGCACCCAACACCTGTGCGAGGCGATGCCGCTTTGCGCACTCTCGGCGCCGTCAGAGGAgccgacgccgccgacgccgccgaGCGCCACTGGCGAGTTGCAGCTGACACCCATTGCAGGCACCACGAGTGCCGTGTATCAGCGGGTGCACCGCGAGGACGAGCAGCCGCCGCTGGACAAGGGACCGTCCTCGAGCCAGGCGACCTCGTCGCGGACCAGCTACCTGTCTGCGCGCAGCGACTGTGACCTGTCCCGGCTGGCATGCCTCAACTGCGACACGACATACACGTCTGTCAAGACGCTCTACTTGCACATGGTGTCGCTGCACTCAACTACGCGTCGCTACTACCCGTGTCCCTTGTGCCGCGCCAGCTTCGTGCAGATGTGGGGGGTCACGCGCCACCTCGTAAGTGTGCACGGTCAGACCAAGGAGCAGATCGTTCAGTTGCGCGACAGCATCCGCGGTGGCGTCCAGCTGCGCAAGAGCCGGCTGCAGCACATGGTCGACTGCCTGCTGCGCAACAACGGCACCGCCGCTGTCTGCAGCCGGTGCAGTCGGCCGCCGGCCGCCTGCCCCTGCCACCGAGTGGACCGACCGGCCAAGAAGGCCCGCCGCAAGGGCGTGCCACGGCGCAGGCCCCTCGTGTCGAACCCAGATAGGACTAGTGGTAGTGGTGCCGAGAGGACAGTGCAGCAGCGCAGTGCCAACAAGCGCGTCTCACCAGCTATGGAGCGCAAGATCCTGGCTATCATTGACTATGACCGGCTGGCGTGCCTGCGCTGCGAGCGGCTCTTCTCGAGCTTCTCGAGCCTGCGCCGGCACGCGGCCGTGCACTTGGGCTACAGTCGGTACCAGTGCACTCGCTGCAGCTACCAGTCGTACAACCGTGCCGACTGCCGCAGCCATGTGCAGCGCGTGCATGCGGAC GCGGCGCACGACGCCGAGCGCATGATTGTGCACGTGCCGGGCGAAGAGGAGGGCGGCCACCCGATGGCCACGCGCTTCCCGCGCCTCGACTCGCTCTCAACGCTGGTCACGCGCTCGGGCGCCTACCCCAAGAGGCCGCCGCCGCTCGGGCCTCAGAAGTAG